A region from the Acomys russatus chromosome 20, mAcoRus1.1, whole genome shotgun sequence genome encodes:
- the Pcdhb1 gene encoding protocadherin beta-1 produces the protein MGAAPRKPLQNRQVSSLLLLWCVSVGGAATIRYSVAEEMESGSFVANVAKDLGLELGKLAERGARLVAEGNKLHFRLHRKTGDLFVKEKLDREALCGKADPCVLHFEIVLAEPLQSFRVEVRVFDINDNAPVFLNKEPLLKIPESTPLGSRFPLQSAQDLDVGLNGLQNYTLSANAYFHLHTRFRSHGPKYAELVLDNPLDREAQPEVNLTITAVDGGSPPKSGTANIRVVVLDVNDHVPQFSRLVYRAQVPENSDNGSLVVVVTATDLDEGTNKQITYSLAENPEAVLRTFLVDPQTGEVRLRGPLDFETIETYDIDIQATDGGGLSAHSKVLVEVVDINDNPPEVTISSVSSPLPEDSPLQTVVALFTVRDRDVRVGGKITCFLREEEDLPFVVKHTFRNSYSLVTDRSLDREDVSHYNITLIAMDTGPPNLSTETVIEVLISDINDNPPVFQEDSYLLTVRENNSPAVFIGKVHAEDLDLGENAQVTYSLLPPKSGDLSVFAYISINSDNGKLYALRTMDYEAIQDFQFVVKATDGGFLSLSSHVTVRVVVLDDNDNRPMILYPLQNGTLPCNDLVPRSAEAGYLVTKVVAVDGDSGQNSWLSYHLLKATDLGLFSVQRQNGEIRTLRQISERDPMMQRLVILVQDHGQPALSTTASLNILLVDGFSEPYLQFQDPSKHSKKVNPTTKYLVISLAVLSFLFLLSVAVIFIIHLYQKIKHRDKFTIQEHFYDDCNFPNNLVQGRGNGSLSQPCPYEMCSATGTSNSEFRFLKRFMPNFPFPHGNGEVKAEDDSSLPPDSNRNRSRGSESHSRIGDDYM, from the coding sequence ATGGGAGCTGCGCCCAGAAAGCCTTTGCAGAACAGGCAGGTgagctctcttctccttctctggtgtgtgtctgtgggaggtgcAGCCACCATCCGCTATTCAGTGGCGGAGGAGATGGAGAGCGGCTCCTTTGTGGCTAACGTGGCTAAGGACCTGGGGCTAGAGCTGGGGAAGCTGGCAGAGCGTGGGGCGAGGCTGGTTGCTGAGGGCAACAAGTTGCATTTCCGGCTCCACCGCAAGACAGGAGATTTGTTCGTCAAAGAGAAACTAGATCGCGAGGCGCTCTGTGGCAAAGCTGACCCATGCGTGCTGCACTTTGAAATTGTTCTGGCAGAGCCGCTTCAGTCCTTCCGTGTGGAAGTCAGGGTATTTGATATCAATGACAATGCCCCAGTTTTTCTGAACAAGGAGCCTCTTTTAAAGATTCCAGAGAGCACCCCTTTGGGCTCACGCTTTCCACTGCAAAGCGCCCAAGATCTGGATGTGGGACTTAATGGTCTCCAAAACTACACCCTAAGTGCAAACGCCTATTTCCATCTGCACACCCGCTTCCGAAGCCATGGTCCTAAATATGCGGAACTTGTACTAGATAATCCCCTGGATAGAGAGGCTCAGCCTGAAGTCAACTTGACCATTACAGCGGTGGATGGAGGGTCCCCTCCCAAGTCTGGCACAGCCAACATTCGAGTGGTGGTCCTGGATGTCAATGACCATGTGCCCCAGTTCTCTCGCTTGGTGTACCGAGCTCAGGTGCCAGAGAACAGCGACAATGGCtctttggtggtagtggtgactGCCACGGACCTGGATGAGGGCACTAACAAGCAGATAACTTACTCTTTAGCTGAAAATCCAGAAGCTGTTCTCCGGACGTTTCTTGTAGACCCCCAAACTGGAGAGGTTCGACTCCGCGGGCCACTAGATTTTGAAACGATAGAAACATATGACATTGACATTCAAGCTACAGATGGAGGAGGCCTCTCTGCCCACAGCAAAGTCTTGGTGGAAGTGGTGGACATAAATGATAATCCTCCGGAAGTGACAATCTCTTCGGTGTCCAGCCCTCTTCCTGAGGACTCTCCTCTCCAGACTGTAGTGGCCCTCTTCACTGTTCGAGACCGGGATGTACGAGTTGGAGGAAAAATCACCtgcttcctcagagaagaggaagacttGCCCTTTGTAGTCAAACACACATTCAGGAATTCCTACTCACTGGTCACTGACAGAAGCTTGGATAGGGAGGATGTCTCCCACTATAATATCACCCTCATTGCCATGGACACGGGACCACCCAACCTGTCCACAGAGACTGTGATTGAAGTGTTAATATCTGACATAAACGACAACCCTCCAGTCTTTCAGGAGGATTCCTACCTCTTGACTGTTCGTGAAAACAACAGCCCTGCAGTTTTTATTGGCAAAGTCCATGCTGAGGATCTAGATTTGGGTGAGAACGCCCAAGTGACATATTCCCTGCTGCCTCCAAAGAGCGGAGATCTGTCAGTCTTTGCTTACATATCCATAAATTCAGACAATGGAAAGCTCTATGCACTAAGAACCATGGATTATGAGGCCATTCAAGATTTTCAGTTTGTGGTAAAGGCAACTGATGGGGGTTTTCTGTCACTGAGTAGCCACGTTACTGTCAGAGTGGTTGTCCTGGATGATAATGACAATCGCCCAATGATTTTGTACCCACTGCAGAATGGCACTTTGCCCTGCAATGACCTGGTGCCCAGGTCTGCAGAGGCAGGTTACCTGGTGACCAAAGTGGTGGCTGTTGATGGTGACTCGGGACAGAATTCTTGGCTTTCATACCATCTTCTTAAAGCCACTGACCTTGGGTTATTTTCTGTTCAAAGACAAAATGGGGAAATACGTACATTGAGGCAGATATCTGAGAGAGACCCTATGATGCAGAGACTGGTCATTCTTGTCCAGGATCATGGACAACCAGCTCTCTCCACTACTGCCTCACTCAACATCCTGCTGGTAGATGGCTTTTCGGAGCCTTACTTGCAGTTCCAGGATCCATCCAAGCATTCAAAAAAGGTAAATCCAACCACAAAGTATTTGGTCATTTCTCTGgctgtgctttctttcctttttcttctgtctgtcgcTGTGATCTTTATTATACACCTCTACCAGAAGATTAAACACAGAGATAAATTCACAATTCAAGAGCACTTCTATGATGACTGTAATTTTCCTAACAATTTGGTGCAAGGAAGAGGCAATGGTTCCTTATCCCAGCCTTGTCCATATGAAATGTGCTCAGCCACTGGGACCAGTAACAGTGAGTTCCGTTTCCTTAAGCGATTTATGCCCAATTTCCCATTCCCCCATGGCAACGGAGAGGTGAAAGCAGAGGATGACTCTAGTTTGCCTCCAGATTCTAATAGAAATCGGTCTCGGGGTTCAGAGAGCCATTCCCGGATAGGTGATGACTatatgtaa
- the LOC127204190 gene encoding protocadherin beta-2-like, protein MEAGEEMERVVKKRQVLLFFVLLGIAQAGSTIRRYSVEEEAENGLFVANLLKDLGLEVKELAARGPRVISKGKKLNLEFKRQTGDLLLREKVDREELCGPAEPCVVPFQVLLENPLQILQAELQIRDINDHSPVFLDKEIILKISETTASGTTFLIESAQDLDVGNNSLQTYTISPNFYFHLKLQDRPDGSVLPLLVLDKVLDREERSEIRLILTALDGGSPPRSGTAQVLIEVLDINDNAPSFSKPRYEVQVPENSPVGSLLATVSARDLDIGDHGQIAYSFSQASEDIRKTFRMNTTSGEILLAKTLDFESTQAYTVYVQATDGGGLSGSTVVFVEVMDLNDNPPELTMSSLTNHIPENAPETVVAVFSVADPDSGDNGKMVCSIQEDLPFILKPSVENFYTVMTNTALDRETRSQYNITISVSDMGTPRLTTQHTITVQVSDINDNAPTFTQTSYTVFVQENNSPALHIGTISATDSDSGSNAQITYSLLLPQDPQLALASLVSINADNGQLFALRALDYEVLQAFEFHVGATDQGSPSLSSHTLVRVLVLDDNDNAPFALYPLQNASAPCTELLPRVAEPGYLVTKVVAVDRDSGQNAWLSFQLLKATEPGLFSVWAHNGEVRTTRLLSERDATKHRLLLLVKDNGEPPRSASVTLHVLVVDGFSQPYLPLPEVAPDPTQDDDVLTLYLVIALASVSSLFLLSVLLFVGVRVCRRDRATSMGGCSIPEGHFPGHLVDVSGAGTLSQSYQYEVCLTGDAGTPDFKFLKPVIPNFLLQSSERENDTNPSYRNSFEFS, encoded by the coding sequence atggaggctggagaggaaaTGGAGCGAGTCGTGAAAAAAAGGCAAGTCCTGCTGTTCTTTGTTTTGCTGGGCATAGCTCAGGCTGGGTCCACAATTAGGCGCTACTCCGTGGAGGAGGAAGCGGAGAACGGCCTTTTTGTGGCAAATTTGTTAAAAGACCTGGGGCTGGAGGTAAAGGAACTCGCTGCGCGGGGACCACGAGTCATTTCCAAAGGGAAAAAATTGAACTTAGAATTCAAGAGGCAAACGGGGGATTTGTTGTTAAGGGAGAAAGTGGACAGGGAGGAGCTTTGCGGACCCGCCGAGCCCTGTGTGGTACCTTTCCAGGTGTTACTGGAAAACCCTTTGCAGATTTTACAGGCTGAGCTACAGATTAGGGACATAAACGATCATTCTCCCGTTTTTCTGGACAAAGAAATcatcttgaaaatttcagaaaCTACTGCTTCCGGTACCACTTTCCTAATAGAAAGTGCACAAGACTTAGATGTGGGAAACAACAGTCTCCAAACGTACACAATCAGCCCcaatttctattttcatcttaaaCTACAAGACCGTCCTGATGGCTCGGTGTTGCCACTGCTGGTTCTAGACAAAGTGCTGGATCGAGAGGAACGATCTGAAATCAGGTTAATCCTCACGGCGCTGGATGGTGGGAGCCCACCCAGGTCTGGCACCGCCCAGGTCCTTATTGAAGTCTTGGACATCAATGACAACGCCCCCTCATTTTCAAAGCCTCGCTATGAGGTTCAGGTCCCGGAGAACAGTCCTGTTGGATCCCTGCTTGCTACTGTCTCTGCTAGGGATTTAGACATTGGAGACCATGGACAAATAGCGTACAGCTTTTCCCAAGCTTCAGAAGACATTCGGAAAACATTTCGAATGAACACAACATCCGGAGAAATCCTTTTAGCAAAGACACTGGATTTCGAATCTACCCAGGCATATACAGTATATGTTCAGGCTACAGATGGTGGGGGACTTTCTGGAAGCACTGTGGTGTTTGTCGAAGTAATGGATTTGAATGACAACCCTCCAGAGCTGACTATGTCCTCACTTACCAATCACATCCCAGAAAACGCCCCGGAAACCGTAGTTGCTGTGTTCAGTGTTGCAGATCCTGACTCTGGAGACAATGGGAAAATGGTTTGCTCCATCCAGGAGGATCTTCCTTTTATTCTAAAACCTTCAGTTGAGAACTTTTACACTGTTATGACAAACACAGCCCTGGACCGAGAGACCAGATCACAGTACAACATCACCATCTCTGTCTCCGACATGGGCACACCCAGGCTCACAACCCAGCACACCATAACAGTGCAGGTATCAGATATCAACGACAACGCCCCGACCTTCACCCAAACCTCCTACACTGTGTTCGTCCAAGAGAACAACAGCCCCGCCCTGCACATAGGCACCATCAGCGCCACAGACTCAGACTCTGGCTCCAACGCCCAAATCACCTATTCGCTGCTGCTGCCCCAGGACCCGCAGCTGGCACTCGCCTCACTGGTTTCCATCAATGCTGACAACGGGCAGCTGTTCGCGCTGAGGGCGCTGGACTATGAGGTCCTGCAGGCCTTCGAGTTCCACGTGGGCGCTACAGATCAAGGTTCGCCCTCCCTCAGCAGCCACACGCTGGTCCGAGTCCTGGTGCTGGACGACAACGACAATGCGCCCTTTGCGCTCTACCCTCTGCAGAACGCCTCTGCTCCCTGCACTGAGCTGCTGCCCAGAGTGGCAGAGCCTGGCTACTTGGTCACTAAGGTGGTGGCTGTAGACCGTGACTCTGGCCAGAACGCCTGGCTGTCTTTCCAGTTGCTCAAAGCCACCGAGCCCGGGCTGTTCAGCGTTTGGGCTCACAATGGTGAGGTGCGCACCACCAGGCTGCTGAGCGAGCGCGATGCAACCaagcacaggctgctgctgctggtcaaAGACAATGGCGAGCCTCCACGCTCTGCTAGCGTCACACTGCACGTGCTGGTGGTGGATGGCTTCTCGCAaccctacctgcctctgccagaggTGGCGCCCGACCCTACACAGGATGACGATGTGCTCACACTGTACCTGGTCATTGCCTTGGCATCTGTGTCTTCACTCTTTCTGTTGTCTGTGCTGCTGTTCGTGGGGGTGAGAGTGTGCAGGAGGGACAGAGCGACCTCGATGGGTGGCTGCTCTATACCCGAAGGCCACTTTCCTGGACACCTGGTAGATGTCAGCGGGGCGGGGACCCTGTCCCAGAGCTACCAGTATGAGGTGTGTTTGACTGGAGATGCTGGGACCCCAGATTTTAAATTCCTGAAGCCAGTTATCCCCAACTTCCTTcttcagagttcagaaagagagaATGATACAAACCCCAGTTACAGAAATAGTTTTGAATTCAGTTAA